Proteins from a genomic interval of Spirochaetia bacterium 38H-sp:
- the tuf gene encoding elongation factor Tu, producing MAKEKFERTKPHINVGTIGHVDHGKTTLTAAISQYCAKNFGTKGFSYDDIDNAPEEKARGITINSRHIEYQTDSRHYAHVDCPGHADYVKNMITGAAQMDGAVLVVAADDGVMAQTREHVLLARQVGVPSIVVFLNKVDLVDDDELIELVEMDVRELLNSYEFPGDDTPIIKGSAFKAMSNPDDPGANACIKELLDAMDSYFPLPERAIDKPFLMPIEDIFSIQGRGTVVTGRIEQGVVKVGEEVEIVGFGETKKTVVTGVEMFNKILDEGQAGDNVGCLLRGIEKSEVERGQVLAKPGSITPHKKFKGTIYCLTKEEGGRHTPFFSGYRPQFYFRTTDVTGTVTLPEDKQMVMPGDNTEVFVELITPVAMDKGLRFAIREGGRTVASGQVIEIIE from the coding sequence ATGGCAAAAGAGAAGTTTGAAAGGACGAAGCCGCATATAAATGTGGGTACAATAGGTCATGTTGACCATGGTAAGACTACTCTTACTGCGGCAATTTCTCAGTATTGTGCCAAGAATTTTGGTACAAAGGGTTTTAGTTATGATGATATTGATAATGCGCCCGAGGAGAAAGCTCGTGGTATAACCATCAATAGCCGTCATATTGAGTATCAGACAGATAGTCGTCACTATGCGCACGTTGATTGTCCTGGGCATGCTGACTATGTTAAGAATATGATTACTGGTGCTGCGCAGATGGATGGCGCTGTTCTTGTTGTTGCTGCGGATGATGGTGTTATGGCACAGACAAGAGAGCATGTTCTTCTTGCAAGGCAGGTTGGTGTTCCTTCTATAGTTGTTTTCCTTAACAAGGTTGATCTTGTTGATGATGATGAGCTTATAGAGCTTGTTGAGATGGATGTTAGGGAGTTGCTTAATAGTTATGAATTCCCTGGGGATGATACGCCTATTATTAAGGGTTCTGCTTTTAAGGCTATGAGTAATCCTGATGACCCAGGGGCTAATGCATGTATAAAAGAGCTTCTTGATGCTATGGATAGCTATTTTCCGCTTCCTGAGCGTGCTATTGATAAGCCCTTTCTTATGCCTATTGAGGATATTTTTTCCATACAGGGTAGAGGTACTGTTGTTACAGGTAGGATTGAACAGGGTGTTGTTAAGGTTGGAGAAGAAGTAGAGATTGTTGGTTTTGGTGAGACTAAGAAGACTGTTGTTACCGGTGTTGAGATGTTTAATAAGATTCTTGATGAGGGTCAGGCTGGTGATAATGTGGGTTGTCTCCTTAGGGGTATAGAGAAGTCTGAGGTTGAGAGAGGGCAGGTTCTTGCTAAGCCTGGTTCTATAACACCTCATAAAAAGTTTAAAGGAACTATTTATTGTCTTACAAAAGAAGAAGGGGGTCGTCATACTCCTTTCTTTAGTGGATATAGGCCTCAGTTTTACTTTAGAACTACTGACGTTACCGGTACTGTTACTTTGCCTGAGGATAAGCAGATGGTTATGCCCGGTGATAATACAGAGGTTTTTGTTGAGCTTATCACTCCTGTAGCTATGGATAAAGGGCTTAGGTTTGCTATCCGCGAAGGTGGACGCACAGTTGCAAGTGGTCAGGTTATAGAAATTATTGAGTAA
- the rpsG gene encoding 30S ribosomal protein S7, which translates to MSRRRVASVRKVLPDPRYGRRDVAKFVNRMMLDGKKSVALSCVYGAIDLLAKKTGKDGLEVFLKAVDNVKPVVEVRSRRVGGATYQVPVEVRESRREALAMKWIIDAARARSGRPMEQKLADELLDAFNSTGTAFKKKEDTHRMAEANKAFAHYRW; encoded by the coding sequence ATGTCTAGAAGAAGGGTTGCTTCTGTAAGAAAGGTTTTGCCTGATCCTAGGTATGGTAGACGTGATGTTGCAAAGTTTGTTAATAGAATGATGCTTGATGGTAAGAAATCTGTTGCGTTGAGTTGTGTTTATGGTGCTATAGATTTGCTTGCAAAGAAGACTGGTAAAGATGGTCTTGAGGTTTTTTTAAAAGCTGTTGACAATGTAAAGCCTGTTGTAGAGGTTAGATCTAGGCGAGTTGGTGGTGCTACTTATCAGGTTCCGGTAGAAGTTAGAGAGTCTCGACGGGAGGCTCTTGCGATGAAGTGGATAATTGATGCGGCTAGAGCTAGATCTGGGCGTCCTATGGAACAAAAGCTTGCTGATGAGCTTCTGGATGCCTTTAATTCTACGGGCACGGCTTTTAAGAAAAAGGAAGATACGCATAGAATGGCAGAAGCTAATAAGGCTTTTGCTCATTATCGCTGGTAG
- the rpsL gene encoding 30S ribosomal protein S12, which produces MPTINQLVRFGRKQVNKKSKSPALDSCPQKRGVCTRVMTVTPKKPNSALRKVARVRLSNGVEVTAYIPGIGHNLQEHSVVLVRGGRVKDLPGVRYHIVRGAKDTLGVNDRKRSRSKYGTKRPKA; this is translated from the coding sequence ATGCCAACGATTAATCAGTTAGTAAGATTTGGAAGAAAGCAGGTGAACAAAAAGAGTAAGTCTCCTGCACTTGATTCTTGCCCTCAAAAGAGAGGGGTGTGTACTCGTGTTATGACTGTTACTCCCAAGAAGCCTAATTCGGCCTTGAGAAAAGTTGCTCGTGTTAGATTGTCTAATGGCGTTGAGGTTACAGCTTATATACCCGGTATAGGTCATAATTTGCAAGAACACTCTGTTGTGCTTGTGAGGGGCGGAAGAGTTAAGGATTTACCAGGTGTTAGGTATCATATAGTTAGAGGAGCTAAGGATACACTTGGTGTAAATGACAGAAAGCGTAGTCGCTCCAAATATGGAACAAAAAGGCCTAAGGCATAA
- the rpoC gene encoding DNA-directed RNA polymerase subunit beta', giving the protein MNKEMQEFSSIAIKLASPELIRARSYGEVKKPETINYRTLRPERDGLFCERIFGTTKEWECFCGKFKSIRYKGVVCDRCGVEVTHFKVRRERMGHIELAAPVSHIWFYRSVPSRMGLLLDMTVSALRSVLYYEQYIVIDPGDTDLKKMELLTEEEYLEAKERYGMSFTAGMGAEAIRTLLKNLDLDALAAELRAQMLEKGIKADKRLLKRLELVEQFRDSNNKPEWMIMDVIPVIPPELRPMVQLDGGRFATSDLNDLYRRVINRNNRLKRLMSLNAPDIIIRNEKRMLQEAVDALFDNSKKRRAVKGASNRPLKSLSDILRGKQGRFRQNLLGKRVDYSGRSVIVVGPTLKMHQCGLPVKMALELFKPFIMRKLVEKEVVYNIKRAKTLVEQEAEEVWAVLDEVIQEHPVLLNRAPTLHRLGIQAFEPVLVEGKAIKLHPLVCHAYNADFDGDQMAVHVPLTQAAQTECWTLMLSARNLLNPANGKPIVFPSQDMVLGIYYLTQIKKGARGEGKIFPTEDEAVFAAESGSVDFHAIVKVKINRTPHNGQYVETTPGRVIFNQVLPEAVEYVNEVLTDKALRRLIGKIYDKHGRAITVKFLDSIKDIGYSYATKSGSTFSLSDVVVPSVKKEMIEEANQKVAAIQEQYRAGHITNEERYNRVIEVWSKTNEELTNEMMDVLKKDQNGFNPVYMMAHSGARGSRSQIRQLAAMRGLMAKPSGDIIELPIRSNFKEGLSVIEYFISTNGARKGLADTALKTADAGYLTRRLVDIAQDVVVNEEDCGTINGLEMKALKDGEEIVESLADRIRGRFTIERIKHPITGEVIVDVNEEITDEKAEEIEELGIESVRVRTVLTCEAKHGVCQRCYGRNLATNKTVDIGEAVGIIAAQSIGQPGTQLTMRTFHIGGTATRAVEENQISLKYPVLIESFEGNIVELDTGIKLFTRKGKALVRRIIESHDIDSSVEVLVKDEQKVVKGQAIIRKNNQDIFCTHNAIVKILDNKLILVSQIQTVEIKNGSELFVSEGAILAPGEIIASFDPFSEPIIAEQTGRVKFYDVILGTTLREEINEDTGKIEKRITEHNLEKLQPRIVIEDDDGNELGLYYLPGGAYVNVEDGEKVKSGRTLARLLREGVKTMDITGGLPRVGELFEARKPKNPAVLAQVSGTVHFQGVVKGKRVVLVEDDYGNEYKHLVPMGRHLLVREGDRIEAGEKLCEGAISPHDVLRVLGENALQAFLVNEVQEVYRLQGVEINDKHIGVIIRQMMRKVEIVEVGDTKFIYGQQVDRSAFFEENERVKKQGGQPAVGRPMLLGITKASLNIESFIAAASFQETTRVLTNAAISGATDELRGLKENVIIGHLIPAGTGMQKYKSIKLFDEETDDLDKKVRELLELREKEFATQEAVNEEA; this is encoded by the coding sequence ATGAATAAGGAAATGCAGGAATTTAGTTCCATTGCTATAAAACTGGCATCTCCCGAGCTTATAAGAGCAAGAAGCTATGGAGAAGTGAAAAAGCCGGAAACAATAAATTACAGAACATTAAGACCGGAAAGAGACGGTTTGTTTTGCGAGAGGATTTTTGGTACCACTAAAGAATGGGAATGTTTTTGTGGAAAATTTAAATCCATACGGTATAAGGGAGTTGTCTGCGACAGATGTGGAGTTGAGGTTACTCACTTTAAGGTAAGAAGAGAGAGGATGGGGCATATAGAGCTTGCCGCACCTGTATCTCATATATGGTTTTATCGTTCTGTACCTTCCAGGATGGGGTTGTTGCTTGATATGACTGTTTCTGCTCTACGCTCTGTTTTATATTATGAGCAGTATATTGTTATAGATCCGGGCGATACTGATCTTAAGAAAATGGAATTGTTAACAGAAGAAGAATATCTTGAGGCAAAAGAACGGTACGGAATGTCTTTTACAGCCGGAATGGGTGCAGAGGCAATAAGAACTCTCCTTAAGAATCTTGACCTTGATGCCCTTGCTGCAGAACTGAGAGCGCAGATGCTAGAAAAAGGTATTAAGGCAGACAAAAGGCTGCTTAAGAGGTTGGAGCTTGTAGAACAGTTTAGAGACTCCAATAATAAGCCGGAGTGGATGATAATGGATGTTATTCCTGTTATACCTCCCGAGCTTAGGCCTATGGTTCAGCTTGACGGCGGACGTTTTGCAACCTCAGATCTCAATGACCTCTATAGACGTGTCATAAACAGAAATAACAGATTAAAGAGACTTATGTCACTCAATGCTCCTGATATAATCATAAGAAACGAGAAGAGGATGCTCCAGGAGGCTGTTGATGCTCTTTTTGATAATTCCAAGAAGCGGAGAGCTGTCAAGGGTGCATCCAACAGGCCTTTAAAATCTCTTTCGGATATTTTGAGAGGAAAACAGGGTAGATTTAGGCAGAATTTGCTTGGTAAGCGTGTGGATTATTCTGGACGCTCTGTTATTGTTGTAGGTCCTACCTTAAAAATGCATCAGTGTGGTTTGCCTGTGAAAATGGCTCTTGAGCTTTTTAAGCCTTTTATAATGAGAAAACTTGTAGAAAAAGAAGTAGTATACAATATAAAGAGGGCAAAAACACTCGTGGAACAGGAAGCCGAAGAGGTTTGGGCTGTTCTTGATGAGGTGATTCAGGAACATCCAGTTCTTCTTAACCGTGCGCCCACTCTCCATAGGTTGGGTATTCAGGCTTTTGAGCCAGTTCTTGTCGAGGGAAAAGCTATAAAACTCCATCCTCTTGTATGTCATGCGTATAATGCTGACTTTGATGGCGATCAGATGGCTGTACATGTGCCCCTGACCCAAGCTGCTCAGACAGAATGCTGGACTCTTATGCTTTCTGCCAGGAACTTATTAAACCCTGCCAATGGTAAGCCTATTGTATTCCCCTCTCAGGATATGGTTCTTGGTATTTATTATCTTACACAGATAAAGAAAGGAGCTAGGGGAGAAGGCAAGATATTTCCTACAGAAGATGAAGCTGTCTTTGCTGCAGAATCAGGTTCTGTGGATTTTCATGCGATTGTAAAAGTCAAGATAAACAGGACTCCTCATAATGGGCAGTATGTGGAAACAACACCAGGCAGGGTTATTTTTAACCAGGTACTGCCAGAAGCTGTAGAATATGTTAACGAAGTTTTGACAGATAAGGCTCTTAGGCGACTTATTGGTAAAATATATGATAAACATGGAAGAGCTATAACAGTAAAATTCCTTGATTCTATCAAAGACATCGGATATAGCTATGCCACAAAATCAGGCTCTACCTTTTCTCTCTCCGATGTTGTTGTCCCGTCTGTAAAGAAGGAAATGATAGAAGAAGCTAATCAGAAGGTAGCTGCAATTCAGGAGCAGTACAGAGCTGGTCATATTACTAACGAGGAAAGATACAACAGGGTTATTGAAGTCTGGAGTAAGACTAACGAGGAACTAACCAACGAAATGATGGACGTTCTCAAGAAAGATCAGAATGGTTTTAATCCTGTGTATATGATGGCTCATTCTGGAGCCAGAGGTAGTAGAAGTCAGATAAGACAGCTTGCTGCCATGCGTGGTCTTATGGCAAAGCCTTCTGGTGATATTATAGAGCTTCCTATTAGGTCTAACTTTAAAGAAGGCCTTTCAGTTATAGAATATTTTATATCTACAAATGGTGCACGTAAGGGGCTTGCAGACACAGCGCTAAAAACAGCTGATGCCGGTTATCTTACAAGAAGACTTGTTGATATAGCACAGGATGTTGTTGTTAATGAAGAAGATTGCGGTACTATAAACGGATTGGAGATGAAGGCCTTAAAAGATGGTGAGGAAATAGTAGAGAGTCTTGCTGATAGAATAAGAGGTCGTTTTACCATAGAGAGGATTAAGCACCCCATCACTGGTGAGGTTATTGTTGATGTCAATGAAGAGATTACGGATGAAAAGGCCGAAGAGATAGAAGAGCTTGGAATAGAGTCTGTAAGAGTAAGAACTGTTCTCACTTGTGAAGCAAAGCATGGTGTGTGTCAGAGATGCTACGGAAGAAATCTCGCTACAAATAAAACAGTTGATATAGGAGAGGCAGTAGGAATAATTGCTGCACAGTCTATTGGCCAGCCTGGAACACAGCTGACAATGAGAACTTTCCATATCGGTGGAACTGCTACGAGAGCTGTTGAAGAAAACCAGATATCATTAAAATATCCTGTTCTCATAGAAAGCTTTGAAGGCAATATTGTTGAGCTTGATACAGGAATTAAGCTTTTTACAAGAAAGGGTAAAGCCCTTGTAAGAAGAATAATAGAAAGCCATGATATTGATAGCAGTGTTGAAGTCCTTGTTAAAGATGAACAGAAGGTTGTAAAGGGACAGGCTATTATAAGAAAAAATAACCAAGATATTTTCTGTACCCATAATGCTATTGTAAAGATACTAGATAACAAGCTTATTCTTGTCTCTCAAATACAAACCGTGGAGATTAAGAACGGATCAGAACTTTTTGTTTCAGAAGGAGCTATTCTTGCACCAGGAGAAATTATAGCTTCTTTTGATCCCTTTAGTGAACCTATCATTGCAGAACAAACCGGAAGAGTGAAATTCTATGATGTTATTTTGGGTACGACATTAAGAGAAGAAATAAATGAAGATACAGGTAAAATCGAAAAGAGAATAACAGAGCATAATCTTGAAAAACTTCAGCCAAGAATAGTGATAGAAGATGATGATGGTAATGAGCTAGGACTGTATTATTTACCAGGCGGAGCATATGTAAATGTGGAAGACGGAGAAAAAGTCAAATCCGGTAGGACATTGGCACGACTTTTGCGCGAGGGTGTTAAAACTATGGATATAACCGGTGGTCTGCCTCGGGTTGGTGAACTTTTTGAAGCAAGAAAACCTAAAAACCCCGCTGTTTTAGCTCAGGTTTCTGGTACTGTGCATTTTCAGGGAGTAGTCAAGGGTAAAAGGGTCGTTTTGGTAGAAGACGATTATGGTAACGAATATAAACATCTTGTTCCTATGGGTAGGCACTTGCTTGTAAGAGAGGGGGATAGGATTGAGGCAGGAGAGAAATTGTGTGAAGGAGCTATCAGCCCCCATGATGTTCTCAGAGTATTGGGAGAAAATGCATTACAGGCTTTTCTTGTAAATGAAGTTCAGGAAGTTTATAGGTTGCAAGGTGTAGAAATCAATGATAAGCACATTGGTGTGATCATCAGGCAGATGATGAGAAAAGTGGAAATAGTAGAGGTAGGTGATACCAAATTTATATACGGACAGCAAGTAGACAGATCTGCCTTTTTTGAAGAAAATGAGAGAGTGAAAAAACAGGGAGGACAACCTGCTGTGGGTAGACCCATGTTGCTTGGTATAACCAAAGCTTCATTGAATATCGAATCTTTTATTGCAGCTGCTTCGTTCCAGGAAACAACTAGAGTCCTTACAAATGCTGCTATTTCAGGTGCTACAGATGAACTTAGAGGGCTTAAAGAAAATGTGATAATAGGACACCTTATACCTGCTGGTACGGGAATGCAGAAATATAAGTCGATTAAACTTTTTGATGAGGAAACGGATGACCTTGATAAGAAGGTTAGGGAGCTTCTTGAGCTAAGAGAAAAAGAATTTGCTACCCAGGAAGCTGTAAATGAGGAAGCATAG
- the rpoB gene encoding DNA-directed RNA polymerase subunit beta, translated as MFTRQNDVKRISLSTGRPDVMELPNLLEIQFASYERFLQSERMKKGEPLEMQGLEEAFRTTFPIESPNGDMRLEYDYYILDFDSIKYTEEECKRKGLTYAVPLKAQINLIFLETGEIRQKMIYMGDIPLMTDRGTFIINGAERVVVSQIHRSPGVVFSYDKGVYGSRIIPYRGSWLEFEIDAKKDLVYAKIDRKKKILGTLFLRALGYDTREKIIECFYSVKEFPLTADTRDELLGKVLAKDVFVEEEGESKKLLKAGSKIHPHEVDELLHLGVSSVSIIDESDENSLHSDIILNCFDREEAKYTREEAGVDEPTKEDALIAVYSAIMPGDPITMESAEKDLHAMFFSERRYDLGDVGRYKLNKKFDYNPPVDSTVLIPEDIVNTMRHLIKVYTGEAAIDDIDHLGNRRIRSVGELLSGDIKTAFSRMERIARERMSLKENDTIKPQDLLSIKPITAAIKEFFGSSQLSQFMDQVNPLSELTHKRRLSALGPGGLSRERAGFEVRDVHYTHYGRMCPIETPEGPNIGLIMSLALFAKVNDYGFLEAPYRKVENGRVTDKIEYLSAMDEEKYYIAQANAPIDENGNFTTDQISVRRSGDYTTRSPEEIHYMDVSPRQVVSASASLIPFLEHDDANRALMGSNMQRQAVPLMFPEPPRVGTGMEFRAAYDSGVVVKAKRAGVVEYVSSTKVVVKPDDAADDSDRDIYFMNKYQRTNQDTCFNHRPMVKKGQKLNKGDVIADGPSTFKGELALGRNVLVAFVPWYGYNYEDAIVISERLLKYDVFTSIHIKEFSIEVRETKLGPERITRDIPNVSEKHLEHLDQEGVVRIGAKVGSGAILVGKITPKSDTDLTPEFKLLNSIFGEKAKEVRDSSLRLPHGVEGIVIDVQRLRRSEGDELSPGVEEVVKVLIASKRKLQEGDKMAGRHGNKGVISRVLPEEDMPFLADGTPVDICLNPLGVPSRMNLGQILETELGWAAVALDEWYATPVFESASPEMIEKKLKEAGLPETSKTILYDGKTGEPFHNPVMVGQMYMLKLNHLVADKMHARSTGPYSLVTQQPLGGKAQFGGQRLGEMEVWALEAYGAANTLQELLTVKSDDMNGRTKIYESIVKGEPSTSPGIPESFNVLVQELRGLGLDLTVMDSRGKPVPLTERDEELTSKSEGNF; from the coding sequence ATGTTTACAAGGCAAAATGATGTCAAGCGCATAAGCCTTTCTACGGGTAGACCGGATGTTATGGAGCTGCCCAATCTATTGGAAATTCAGTTTGCTTCTTATGAGAGGTTTCTTCAGTCCGAGCGTATGAAAAAGGGTGAGCCGCTGGAGATGCAGGGGCTGGAAGAAGCTTTTAGGACTACTTTTCCAATAGAAAGCCCCAACGGGGATATGCGTTTGGAGTATGATTATTATATTCTTGATTTTGATTCTATAAAGTATACGGAAGAAGAGTGTAAGAGAAAGGGCTTGACATATGCAGTTCCTTTAAAGGCTCAGATAAATCTTATTTTTCTTGAGACAGGAGAAATAAGGCAGAAGATGATTTATATGGGCGATATTCCTCTTATGACGGATAGAGGAACTTTTATTATCAATGGTGCAGAGCGCGTAGTTGTTAGCCAGATTCATCGTTCCCCCGGTGTTGTTTTTTCTTATGATAAGGGTGTATATGGTTCTAGAATAATCCCCTACAGAGGTTCTTGGCTTGAGTTTGAGATTGATGCCAAGAAGGATCTTGTATATGCTAAAATTGATAGAAAGAAAAAGATTTTGGGAACTCTCTTTCTCAGAGCTTTGGGATATGATACGCGAGAAAAAATCATAGAGTGTTTTTATAGTGTCAAAGAGTTTCCGTTGACTGCTGATACTAGAGATGAGCTGCTTGGAAAAGTCCTTGCAAAGGATGTCTTTGTAGAGGAGGAAGGGGAGAGCAAGAAGCTCTTAAAAGCTGGTTCCAAGATTCACCCCCATGAGGTAGACGAGCTTCTTCACTTGGGTGTTTCTAGTGTATCTATCATAGATGAATCGGATGAGAATTCTCTTCATTCTGATATAATTCTCAATTGTTTTGATAGGGAAGAAGCAAAGTACACAAGAGAAGAAGCCGGTGTGGATGAACCTACCAAAGAGGATGCATTAATAGCTGTTTACTCTGCTATAATGCCAGGTGATCCAATAACAATGGAAAGTGCAGAGAAAGACTTGCATGCTATGTTTTTTTCTGAGAGAAGATACGATCTTGGAGATGTTGGTAGGTATAAGCTAAATAAAAAGTTTGACTACAACCCACCTGTAGATTCTACGGTGTTGATCCCGGAAGATATTGTTAATACAATGCGGCACCTTATCAAGGTTTATACAGGTGAAGCTGCGATAGATGATATAGATCATCTGGGAAACAGGAGAATTCGTTCCGTAGGAGAGCTGCTTTCCGGTGATATTAAGACAGCTTTTTCTAGGATGGAGAGAATAGCAAGGGAAAGAATGTCTTTAAAAGAGAATGATACTATCAAGCCTCAGGACCTTCTTTCTATTAAGCCTATAACAGCAGCAATAAAAGAGTTTTTTGGTTCAAGTCAACTTTCTCAGTTTATGGACCAGGTAAATCCGTTGTCAGAGCTTACTCATAAGAGGCGACTTAGTGCGCTTGGTCCTGGAGGTCTGTCTAGAGAGAGAGCTGGTTTTGAGGTAAGAGATGTTCATTATACTCACTATGGTAGGATGTGTCCCATAGAAACTCCGGAAGGACCCAATATTGGACTTATTATGTCTCTTGCTCTGTTTGCAAAAGTTAATGATTATGGTTTTCTAGAGGCTCCCTATCGCAAGGTAGAAAACGGGCGCGTTACGGATAAGATAGAATATCTGTCTGCTATGGATGAGGAAAAATACTATATAGCGCAGGCTAATGCTCCCATAGACGAAAACGGTAACTTTACCACTGATCAGATTTCTGTAAGGAGAAGTGGAGATTATACAACTCGCTCTCCCGAGGAAATCCATTATATGGATGTTTCGCCTCGTCAGGTTGTCTCTGCTTCTGCATCTCTTATTCCTTTCCTAGAACATGATGATGCTAACCGTGCGCTGATGGGTTCCAACATGCAGAGGCAGGCTGTTCCTCTTATGTTTCCAGAACCTCCTAGGGTTGGTACTGGAATGGAGTTTAGAGCTGCATATGATTCTGGTGTTGTTGTCAAGGCAAAAAGAGCTGGTGTTGTAGAATATGTTTCTTCTACCAAGGTTGTTGTTAAGCCTGATGATGCTGCAGATGATAGTGACAGAGATATTTATTTTATGAACAAGTATCAGCGGACTAACCAGGATACTTGTTTTAATCACAGACCTATGGTCAAAAAAGGCCAGAAGCTTAATAAGGGTGATGTTATAGCTGACGGACCTTCTACTTTTAAAGGCGAACTTGCATTGGGTAGAAATGTTCTTGTGGCTTTTGTCCCATGGTATGGTTACAATTATGAGGACGCTATCGTTATTTCGGAGCGTTTGTTGAAGTACGATGTGTTTACCTCTATTCATATAAAAGAATTTTCTATAGAGGTCAGAGAGACTAAGCTGGGGCCTGAACGTATAACAAGAGATATTCCTAATGTTAGTGAGAAGCATCTTGAGCATCTTGACCAGGAGGGTGTTGTCAGAATTGGTGCTAAGGTTGGTTCTGGTGCTATACTTGTGGGGAAAATTACTCCCAAGTCTGATACTGATCTCACTCCGGAATTTAAGCTGCTAAACTCTATTTTTGGAGAAAAGGCAAAAGAAGTAAGAGATTCTTCTCTTAGGCTGCCTCATGGTGTAGAAGGTATTGTGATAGATGTTCAGAGGTTGAGAAGGTCAGAGGGAGATGAGCTTAGTCCCGGTGTGGAAGAGGTTGTAAAGGTTTTGATAGCTTCCAAAAGGAAGTTGCAGGAAGGAGATAAGATGGCCGGAAGACATGGTAACAAGGGTGTTATCTCAAGAGTTCTTCCTGAAGAAGACATGCCCTTTCTTGCCGATGGAACTCCTGTTGACATCTGCCTCAATCCTCTTGGTGTGCCATCTCGTATGAATTTAGGACAGATTTTGGAGACTGAACTTGGATGGGCTGCTGTTGCACTTGATGAGTGGTATGCAACGCCTGTATTTGAGTCTGCCAGTCCGGAGATGATTGAGAAAAAGCTCAAAGAAGCCGGCCTACCAGAGACTTCAAAGACTATCTTATATGATGGCAAAACTGGTGAGCCATTTCATAACCCTGTTATGGTCGGACAGATGTATATGCTAAAGCTCAACCACCTCGTTGCTGATAAGATGCATGCAAGGTCTACAGGGCCTTATTCTCTTGTTACTCAACAGCCTCTTGGTGGTAAGGCTCAGTTTGGTGGACAAAGACTTGGAGAAATGGAGGTGTGGGCTTTGGAGGCTTATGGAGCTGCTAATACCCTCCAGGAGCTGCTTACTGTAAAGTCTGATGATATGAACGGAAGAACAAAGATATACGAAAGTATTGTAAAAGGTGAGCCTTCTACTTCGCCTGGTATACCAGAATCTTTTAATGTTCTGGTTCAAGAATTGAGGGGATTAGGCTTGGATCTTACTGTTATGGATTCCAGAGGTAAGCCTGTTCCTCTCACAGAAAGAGACGAGGAATTGACAAGTAAGTCAGAAGGGAACTTTTAG
- the rplL gene encoding 50S ribosomal protein L7/L12 gives MAKLTPEEILDAISEMTVLEVSELVKAMEEKFGVTAAAPVAVAAAPAAGAAAGAAEEKSEFDVILKGVADGKKIPVIKVVREVMGLGLKEAKDFVEAPGKAVKEGVSKDEAEELKKKLEEAGAVVEVK, from the coding sequence ATGGCAAAACTTACACCAGAAGAGATTCTTGATGCAATCTCAGAGATGACTGTCCTTGAGGTTTCCGAGCTTGTTAAGGCTATGGAAGAGAAGTTTGGCGTTACTGCCGCCGCTCCTGTTGCCGTAGCTGCTGCTCCAGCAGCCGGTGCTGCAGCTGGTGCTGCTGAGGAGAAGAGCGAGTTTGATGTGATTCTCAAGGGAGTTGCTGACGGAAAGAAAATCCCTGTAATCAAGGTTGTCAGGGAAGTTATGGGTCTTGGTCTTAAAGAGGCCAAGGATTTTGTTGAGGCTCCCGGTAAGGCGGTGAAAGAAGGCGTGTCTAAGGACGAAGCTGAGGAGCTCAAGAAAAAACTAGAAGAAGCAGGTGCAGTTGTCGAGGTTAAATAA
- the rplJ gene encoding 50S ribosomal protein L10, translated as MSDYSTRVTEEKQSRVEELRELFKDGKGYIFTDYRGLTVEQITKIRNELREKNAVLKVIKNRYAKIAFSELEISDLDEILKGPTAVAIAHDDAAPVAKVLYDYVKETPVKVKAGIIEGKLFGPEEVEAFSKLPSRLELIAMLMSAMNAPAQNFVYALNGVTTKLVRTLQAVADKKSEG; from the coding sequence ATGAGTGATTATTCCACACGTGTTACAGAAGAAAAACAGTCCAGAGTAGAAGAGCTTAGAGAGCTTTTTAAAGATGGCAAGGGTTATATTTTTACTGACTACAGAGGACTTACTGTAGAGCAGATCACCAAGATAAGAAATGAGCTAAGAGAGAAAAATGCTGTTCTCAAGGTCATTAAAAACAGATATGCAAAGATAGCTTTTTCTGAGCTTGAGATTTCTGACCTTGATGAGATTTTAAAAGGCCCAACTGCTGTTGCGATTGCTCATGATGATGCAGCTCCTGTTGCAAAGGTGCTTTATGATTATGTCAAGGAAACACCTGTCAAGGTAAAAGCTGGAATCATCGAGGGTAAGCTTTTTGGACCAGAAGAGGTGGAGGCATTCTCCAAGCTTCCGTCCAGGTTGGAGCTTATTGCTATGCTTATGAGTGCGATGAATGCTCCGGCACAGAACTTTGTATATGCTTTAAATGGTGTCACAACAAAGCTTGTAAGGACTTTGCAGGCTGTGGCTGATAAAAAATCAGAGGGTTGA